A stretch of the Planktothricoides raciborskii GIHE-MW2 genome encodes the following:
- a CDS encoding nucleotidyltransferase family protein, translating to MQLIIFTYYLRYYNFIEGLNIMSPNVQNYLDIQALLKQKRIEIMEIAAKHGAKNVRIFGSVARGEATAESDIDFLVDYDLEKITPWFPVGLKLEWETLLGKQVDVATIAMLKPRLRDRILQEAVNL from the coding sequence GTGCAATTAATTATCTTCACCTACTATCTGAGGTACTATAATTTTATTGAAGGACTTAATATCATGTCACCTAATGTCCAAAATTACCTGGATATTCAAGCGTTACTGAAACAAAAACGAATAGAAATCATGGAGATAGCCGCCAAGCATGGTGCTAAAAATGTGAGGATTTTTGGTTCAGTGGCACGGGGAGAAGCAACCGCAGAAAGTGATATAGATTTTTTGGTTGATTATGATTTAGAAAAAATTACCCCTTGGTTTCCTGTTGGCTTAAAATTAGAATGGGAAACTTTGTTAGGAAAGCAGGTAGATGTGGCAACGATCGCCATGTTAAAACCTCGGTTGCGCGATCGCATTTTACAAGAGGCCGTAAATTTATGA
- a CDS encoding caspase family protein: protein MVKLSRRYFLQATGAAFTAWAINQKLAKYQQTLAQTTSRKLALLVGINQYVDRSKNLGGCVNDAILQRQLLIHRFGFNPQDIVMVLNENATRQGILDAFEEHLIKQAKPGDVVVYHYSGHGSLVRDPNPIFIDRRFNVGVNGTFVPTDANLPVDYPEQGGTVADIMGHTLFLLMSAIQTEYFTAVLDSCFSGAATRKITVRSRDGGEKVEISPQEKAYQEQWLSRLGWSPDEFADRYKQGIANGVVLAATQRDRLAIDEQLNGIVSGAFTYRLTQYLWQNNSTPKEAIAVVGSQLPRDYKQQPLWEAKADSGFEAKPLFFIENPANVANAIVLEQKGNMVTILLTGVYPNSMETGIEFVTLETGQILRLISREGLVGVAEISGEVQAGDLLKIR from the coding sequence ATGGTTAAACTATCTCGTCGTTATTTCTTGCAAGCAACCGGCGCCGCATTCACCGCATGGGCAATTAATCAAAAATTAGCAAAGTATCAACAAACTTTAGCCCAAACTACCTCTAGAAAATTGGCATTATTAGTGGGAATTAATCAATATGTCGATCGCAGTAAGAACCTGGGAGGTTGTGTGAATGATGCGATTTTGCAACGGCAATTATTAATCCATCGCTTTGGATTTAATCCGCAAGATATTGTGATGGTATTGAATGAAAATGCTACCAGACAAGGGATTTTAGATGCTTTTGAAGAACATTTAATTAAACAGGCAAAACCCGGAGATGTGGTGGTGTATCACTATTCCGGTCATGGGTCTTTGGTGCGCGACCCTAATCCGATTTTTATCGATCGCCGATTCAATGTGGGTGTGAATGGCACCTTTGTGCCCACCGATGCCAATTTGCCCGTGGACTATCCCGAACAAGGGGGCACCGTTGCTGATATTATGGGACATACTTTATTCTTGTTAATGTCGGCGATTCAAACAGAATATTTTACCGCTGTTTTAGATAGTTGCTTTTCCGGTGCTGCCACTCGAAAAATTACGGTGCGATCGCGGGATGGTGGCGAAAAAGTCGAAATATCTCCCCAAGAAAAAGCCTATCAAGAACAATGGTTAAGCCGCTTAGGATGGTCGCCAGATGAATTTGCTGATCGCTACAAACAAGGCATTGCCAATGGCGTGGTGTTAGCCGCCACCCAACGCGATCGATTAGCCATTGATGAGCAGCTTAATGGAATTGTTTCTGGTGCGTTTACCTATCGATTGACTCAGTATTTATGGCAAAATAATAGTACCCCCAAAGAGGCGATCGCTGTTGTAGGGTCTCAACTGCCCCGCGATTATAAGCAGCAACCTCTCTGGGAAGCAAAAGCCGATAGCGGTTTTGAAGCAAAGCCGTTATTTTTTATAGAAAATCCGGCAAATGTTGCCAATGCGATCGTATTGGAACAAAAAGGCAATATGGTTACAATATTGTTAACGGGAGTTTATCCCAACTCAATGGAAACGGGCATAGAATTTGTCACCCTAGAAACTGGGCAAATTCTGCGCTTAATCAGTCGGGAGGGCTTAGTCGGTGTAGCCGAAATTTCGGGAGAAGTGCAAGCCGGAGATTTGTTAAAAATTCGTTAA
- a CDS encoding CHAT domain-containing protein, whose protein sequence is MNLSTKIFTGLIFTGILFTVPGVNLIVTPAAVAQGQNAEELSAEAERLFQEGIQLSEQGTAESLQQAMEKWKQALQLFRSAADRRGEAKTLGNIGILYSSLGEQEAAITYLNQALELSEAENNIPNQITSLVRLGLAHHQLKQFSQSISYYDRALTLLRNTGEKAKEAHVLAQIASAYHSLINFPQAIAYNNQALSLYEAEQDLANAANILKVLGLIYQSLGNNEQAIDQYKKALEYWQKINSQSDVATTLRFMGDVTGNLGNYQQAIDYYNQALAIWQEMGKKPESAQVAQVLGQIYEKLGDIERSLSYQNQALSLWKELKDLAGQAQMLSEIGLTYYAKLDDSIQALSYYEQAVTLWQQLNQPVEEAKILNLMGSIYSESENYQQAQQYLTRSLQLLQGQKLPRYEADTLLKMAKVYSLLGDNNQALASVNRGMAIAESLPETEFGFKAISFSRAGNIYYLLNNYEAALKYHNQALQIWQTTKDYSNEAFEWAILAEIERDRGNLNQSLDNIENAIEIVENLRRNIINPDLRQSYFSTVQDYYELKIDLLMQLHQQQPNQGYDALALQTSENSRARVLTELLTEANLNIREGVDPNLLAEEKRLNQQLSAKEKQRQDLVSASYNQSDLDKIKAEIDGILKQLSELETKIRQNSPTYANLKYPQALSLAEIQELLDEDTLLLEYALGKERSYLFLVGKNSFQVHQIPADAQIDSAIEAYLELLKSPSQTDLNAGKKLSDMLLSPIADQLDKERLIIVGNGKLQLLPFAALPIYNSGGATTGELPLLINHEIISLPSFTSIAVQREEWQKRPPAPKTLAVLADPVFDANDSRIDPSIKGKIASNNQQLADIIPVDNRGCSSIRRLLYSGEEANNILAQVTDGKTFSALGFDATRAQAISPNLQDYNIVHLATHGCIEDNLLLSSLAFSRYDESGNSQDSFLRLQDIFNLRLNAELVVLSACETGTGDNVTGEGIVGLTRGFMYAGARRVVVSLWAVNDAATANLMDNFYQKMLQENLSPAAALRAAQLEMWQEGNWRSPYYWAAFTIQGDW, encoded by the coding sequence ATGAATTTAAGCACTAAAATTTTCACTGGATTAATCTTTACCGGAATCTTATTCACTGTTCCGGGAGTAAATTTGATCGTTACCCCGGCAGCCGTTGCCCAAGGGCAAAATGCCGAAGAATTAAGCGCTGAAGCAGAAAGACTTTTTCAGGAAGGAATACAACTATCTGAACAAGGAACTGCCGAATCATTGCAACAGGCGATGGAGAAGTGGAAACAAGCACTCCAGCTATTTAGAAGCGCTGCGGATCGACGTGGAGAAGCGAAAACTCTAGGAAATATTGGCATTCTTTATTCCAGCTTGGGAGAACAGGAAGCAGCCATTACTTATTTAAATCAAGCCCTGGAACTATCTGAAGCAGAAAACAATATTCCCAATCAAATTACTTCCCTAGTCAGACTTGGGTTAGCCCACCACCAACTTAAGCAATTCTCGCAATCAATCTCCTATTACGATCGCGCATTAACTCTGTTGCGAAATACGGGAGAAAAAGCCAAAGAAGCTCATGTTTTAGCACAAATCGCCTCAGCCTACCACTCTCTAATAAATTTCCCGCAAGCGATCGCCTATAATAATCAGGCTCTTAGCTTATATGAAGCAGAACAAGACTTGGCTAATGCCGCCAATATCCTTAAAGTTTTGGGTTTAATTTACCAATCATTAGGCAACAATGAGCAGGCGATAGACCAATACAAAAAAGCCTTAGAATATTGGCAAAAAATTAACTCCCAAAGTGATGTCGCCACCACCCTAAGATTTATGGGTGATGTCACGGGTAATTTGGGGAATTATCAGCAAGCAATTGACTACTACAATCAAGCCCTTGCTATTTGGCAAGAAATGGGAAAAAAACCTGAATCCGCTCAGGTGGCGCAAGTCCTTGGTCAAATTTACGAAAAATTAGGCGATATTGAGCGCAGTTTGTCCTACCAAAACCAAGCGCTTTCTCTGTGGAAAGAACTCAAAGATTTAGCCGGTCAAGCACAGATGCTTTCAGAAATTGGCCTAACATATTACGCTAAATTAGACGATTCAATCCAAGCTTTATCTTACTACGAACAGGCCGTTACCCTTTGGCAGCAATTGAATCAGCCAGTGGAAGAAGCTAAAATACTCAATCTTATGGGTAGTATTTATTCTGAATCGGAAAATTACCAACAAGCCCAGCAATATCTCACTCGGTCGCTGCAACTTTTACAAGGGCAAAAACTTCCTCGTTATGAAGCAGATACTCTGCTAAAAATGGCGAAGGTATATAGCTTGTTAGGCGATAATAATCAAGCGTTGGCATCCGTTAACAGAGGAATGGCGATCGCGGAAAGCTTGCCGGAAACAGAATTCGGATTTAAAGCAATTTCTTTTTCCCGTGCTGGCAATATCTACTACTTATTGAACAATTACGAAGCCGCATTAAAATACCATAATCAAGCCCTGCAAATATGGCAGACAACTAAAGATTATAGCAATGAAGCATTTGAGTGGGCGATTCTTGCAGAAATTGAACGAGATAGAGGGAATTTAAATCAATCTCTAGATAACATTGAAAATGCCATTGAAATTGTCGAAAACCTCCGCCGCAATATTATTAATCCAGACCTACGGCAATCCTACTTTTCCACAGTTCAAGATTATTATGAACTGAAAATAGACCTGCTAATGCAGCTACACCAACAACAGCCCAATCAAGGTTATGATGCCCTAGCTTTACAAACTAGCGAAAATTCCCGTGCCCGTGTCCTGACGGAACTCCTTACCGAAGCAAACCTGAATATCCGTGAAGGGGTTGACCCCAATTTGTTGGCAGAAGAAAAACGCCTAAATCAACAATTAAGTGCCAAAGAAAAACAACGGCAAGATTTAGTTAGTGCTAGTTATAATCAATCTGATTTAGACAAAATTAAAGCCGAAATTGACGGTATTCTCAAGCAACTCTCTGAACTGGAAACTAAAATCCGGCAAAATAGCCCCACTTACGCTAACTTAAAATATCCTCAAGCCCTTTCCTTAGCGGAAATTCAAGAGTTACTCGATGAAGATACTCTGTTATTAGAATATGCCCTCGGAAAAGAACGCAGTTATCTATTTCTGGTGGGTAAAAATAGTTTCCAGGTTCACCAAATCCCAGCGGATGCTCAAATTGATTCGGCAATTGAGGCATATTTAGAATTGCTTAAATCACCAAGCCAAACTGACCTGAATGCAGGGAAAAAATTAAGCGATATGTTGTTGTCTCCCATTGCTGACCAACTAGATAAGGAACGGTTAATTATCGTTGGTAATGGTAAATTACAACTGCTACCTTTTGCGGCTTTACCAATTTATAATAGCGGAGGGGCAACCACGGGTGAATTGCCCCTACTAATCAATCACGAAATTATTAGCCTGCCATCTTTTACCAGTATCGCGGTGCAACGAGAGGAATGGCAAAAACGTCCCCCTGCCCCGAAAACTTTGGCAGTTTTGGCTGACCCGGTTTTTGATGCTAATGACTCTCGCATTGACCCTAGCATTAAAGGTAAAATTGCGTCCAATAATCAACAACTAGCTGACATTATTCCAGTGGATAATAGAGGTTGCAGTAGTATCAGACGTTTACTTTATAGCGGTGAAGAAGCAAATAATATTTTAGCCCAAGTTACGGATGGTAAAACGTTTAGTGCTTTGGGATTTGATGCCACCCGCGCACAAGCGATTAGCCCGAATTTACAAGACTATAATATCGTGCATTTAGCGACTCATGGCTGTATTGAAGATAATCTTTTACTCTCTAGTTTGGCTTTTTCGCGTTATGACGAATCCGGGAATAGTCAAGATAGTTTTTTGCGCTTGCAAGATATTTTTAACCTGCGATTAAATGCGGAATTAGTGGTATTAAGTGCTTGTGAAACTGGCACCGGAGATAATGTAACCGGGGAAGGAATTGTCGGTTTAACTCGTGGGTTTATGTATGCCGGAGCCCGTCGAGTGGTGGTGAGTTTGTGGGCGGTTAATGATGCCGCGACTGCTAATTTAATGGATAATTTTTATCAAAAAATGCTCCAAGAAAACCTGAGTCCAGCGGCAGCTTTGCGGGCTGCCCAATTAGAGATGTGGCAAGAGGGAAATTGGCGATCGCCTTATTATTGGGCTGCCTTTACTATTCAGGGGGATTGGTAA
- a CDS encoding magnesium chelatase subunit H, which yields MFTQVKPTVRHIVPDDLRGRSLVKVVYVVLEAQYQSTLSEAVQTINKGNPNIAIEISGYLIEELRNPENVEALKRDVAEANIFIASLIFIEDLAEKVVAAVEPYRDSLDVAVVFPSMPQVMRLNKMGSFSMSQLGQSKSAIAEFMRKRKEKSGSSFQDGMLKLLQTLPKVLKYLPVDKAQDARNFMLSFQYWLGGSSENLQNFLLMLAAKYVFKGSLGTGNNVQFADPVVYPDMGIWHPLAPKMFEDVKEYLNWYNSRTDISDDLKDPLAPCIGLVMQRTHLVTGDDAHYVAMVQEIEAMGARPISVFSGGLDFSKPVDTYFWDVGAKGVEPLPLVDTVVSLTGFALVGGPARQDHPKAIESLKRLNRPYMVALPLVFQTTEEWEESELGLHPIQVALQIAIPELDGAIEPIIMSGRDGATGKAIALQDRVEAVAQRAIKWATLRRKPKLDKKVAITVFSFPPDKGNVGTAAYLNVFGSIYEVVKALKNNGYDIPELPESAEALMQEVIHDAQAQYASPELNVAYRMSVEEYEKLTPYSERLHENWGPPPGNLNSDGQNLLVYGKAFGNLFIGVQPTFGYEGDPMRLLFSRSASPHHGFAAYYTYLEKIWGADAVLHFGTHGSLEFMPGKQMGMSGDCYPDSLIGKIPNIYYYAANNPSEATIAKRRSYAETISYLTPPAENAGLYKGLQELNELIGSYQTLKDTGRGVQIVNTIIEQSRMVNLDKDIAFPEKDASELSAEERDNIVGLVYRKLMEIESRLLPCGLHVIGKPPSAEEAIATLVNIASLDREEEEILSLPRIVAASVGRDINDVYANNDRGILQDVQLLQDITQATRDAVAALVKEQTDADGRVSLVSKLNFFNMGKKEPWIEALHAAGFPKVDPEPIKPLFEYLEFCLKQVCADNELGALLRALEGEYVLPGPGGDPIRNPAVLPTGKNMHALNPETIPTAAAVKSAKIVVDRLLDRQRQDNGGQYPETISCVLWGTDNIKTYGESLAQIMWMVGVKPLPDSLGRVNKLELIPLEELGRPRIDVVINCSGVFRDLFINQMTLLDKAVKMAAEADEPVEMNFVRKHAMKQAADLGINLRQAATRVFSNASGSYSSNVNLAVENSTWENEAELQDMYLKRKSFAFSSDNPGSFSESRDIFEASLKTADVTFQNLDSSEISLTDVSHYFDSDPTKLVAKLRGDGKTPAAYIADTTTANAQVRSLSETVRLDARTKMLNPKWYEGMLSNGYEGVRELSKRLVNTIGWSATAGAVDNWVYEETNDTFMKDAEMQKRLLNLNPHSFRKMVTSLLEANGRGYWETSEENLDRLRQLYQEVEDRIEGIE from the coding sequence ATGTTCACTCAAGTGAAGCCCACCGTTCGTCATATAGTCCCAGACGATCTCAGGGGTCGATCGCTGGTTAAGGTGGTCTATGTGGTGCTAGAAGCCCAGTATCAAAGCACCCTGTCAGAGGCGGTGCAGACGATTAACAAAGGAAACCCGAACATCGCCATTGAAATCAGCGGTTATTTAATTGAAGAACTTCGCAACCCGGAAAATGTTGAAGCTTTGAAACGGGATGTGGCTGAGGCCAATATTTTCATCGCGTCTCTGATTTTCATTGAAGACCTGGCTGAAAAGGTCGTAGCGGCAGTAGAGCCGTACCGCGACTCCTTAGATGTCGCTGTGGTATTTCCTTCGATGCCGCAAGTGATGCGCCTCAACAAGATGGGCAGCTTCTCCATGTCCCAATTGGGGCAATCCAAGAGCGCGATCGCGGAATTCATGCGGAAGCGGAAGGAAAAATCCGGTTCTTCATTCCAAGACGGGATGCTGAAACTGCTGCAAACCCTGCCGAAAGTCTTAAAATATCTGCCCGTAGACAAAGCCCAAGATGCCCGGAACTTCATGCTTTCCTTCCAATATTGGCTGGGGGGTTCTTCCGAGAACTTGCAAAACTTCCTGCTCATGTTGGCGGCTAAGTATGTGTTTAAAGGGTCTCTGGGAACTGGCAACAATGTGCAGTTTGCTGACCCGGTGGTCTATCCCGATATGGGTATCTGGCACCCTCTGGCGCCAAAAATGTTTGAAGATGTCAAGGAATACCTCAACTGGTACAACAGCCGCACGGATATTTCTGATGACCTGAAAGACCCCCTCGCTCCTTGCATTGGTTTGGTGATGCAGCGCACCCACCTGGTGACGGGGGATGATGCTCATTATGTGGCAATGGTGCAGGAAATTGAGGCGATGGGCGCCCGTCCTATTTCCGTATTTTCCGGCGGTTTAGACTTTTCCAAGCCCGTGGATACCTATTTCTGGGATGTGGGCGCTAAAGGCGTAGAACCCTTGCCTTTAGTGGATACGGTGGTTTCTCTGACAGGGTTTGCCCTGGTGGGTGGCCCTGCCCGTCAAGACCATCCCAAGGCGATCGAATCCCTGAAACGGTTGAACCGTCCTTATATGGTGGCGTTGCCCCTGGTGTTCCAAACCACCGAAGAATGGGAAGAGAGCGAGTTAGGTCTGCACCCGATTCAAGTAGCATTACAAATCGCCATTCCCGAATTGGATGGGGCGATCGAACCGATTATTATGTCCGGTCGGGACGGGGCTACCGGGAAGGCGATCGCATTACAAGACCGGGTAGAAGCCGTCGCCCAACGAGCAATCAAATGGGCAACTTTGCGCCGTAAGCCCAAACTGGACAAAAAAGTTGCCATCACCGTCTTCAGCTTCCCCCCGGACAAAGGCAACGTGGGAACTGCTGCCTATCTCAACGTTTTTGGCAGCATCTATGAAGTAGTCAAAGCCCTGAAAAACAACGGCTACGACATCCCAGAATTGCCCGAATCCGCTGAAGCGCTGATGCAAGAGGTGATTCACGATGCCCAAGCCCAATATGCCTCCCCGGAATTAAACGTTGCCTATCGTATGTCCGTAGAAGAGTATGAAAAACTCACTCCTTACTCGGAACGACTCCATGAAAACTGGGGCCCACCCCCAGGCAACCTGAACAGCGACGGTCAAAACCTGCTGGTCTATGGCAAAGCTTTCGGCAATCTATTTATCGGCGTACAGCCCACTTTTGGCTATGAAGGCGACCCCATGCGGTTGTTATTCTCCCGTTCTGCCAGCCCCCATCATGGTTTTGCCGCTTACTATACCTATTTAGAAAAAATCTGGGGCGCTGATGCGGTGCTGCACTTTGGCACTCACGGATCTTTGGAATTCATGCCCGGTAAGCAAATGGGGATGTCTGGGGACTGCTATCCCGATAGTTTGATTGGCAAGATTCCCAACATCTATTACTATGCGGCGAATAACCCCTCGGAAGCGACGATCGCCAAACGGCGTAGCTATGCAGAAACCATCAGCTATCTGACTCCTCCCGCTGAAAACGCCGGTCTGTACAAGGGCTTGCAAGAACTGAATGAGTTAATCGGTTCTTATCAAACTTTGAAAGATACCGGACGGGGCGTGCAAATTGTCAACACCATCATTGAACAATCTCGGATGGTGAATTTAGACAAAGATATTGCTTTCCCAGAAAAAGACGCCTCCGAGTTATCCGCTGAAGAACGGGATAATATTGTCGGTTTGGTTTACCGCAAGCTGATGGAAATTGAATCGCGGCTGTTGCCTTGTGGTCTGCACGTTATTGGTAAGCCACCGAGTGCCGAAGAAGCGATCGCCACCTTGGTGAATATTGCCAGCCTCGATCGCGAAGAAGAGGAAATTCTCTCATTACCTCGGATCGTTGCTGCTTCAGTTGGTCGTGATATTAATGATGTCTACGCCAACAACGATCGCGGCATTCTCCAAGATGTCCAACTCTTGCAAGACATCACCCAAGCCACCCGCGACGCCGTTGCTGCCTTGGTCAAAGAACAGACCGACGCTGACGGACGGGTTTCCCTGGTGTCTAAGTTGAATTTCTTCAACATGGGCAAAAAAGAACCTTGGATCGAAGCCTTGCACGCTGCCGGTTTCCCCAAAGTTGACCCAGAACCGATTAAGCCCTTATTTGAATATCTGGAATTCTGCCTCAAGCAAGTGTGCGCCGACAACGAACTCGGTGCCCTATTGCGGGCCTTAGAAGGGGAATATGTGCTCCCCGGTCCTGGTGGCGACCCCATCCGCAACCCGGCAGTATTGCCCACCGGCAAGAATATGCACGCCCTCAACCCGGAAACCATCCCCACTGCTGCGGCAGTCAAGTCCGCCAAAATCGTGGTCGATCGCCTATTAGACCGGCAACGGCAAGACAACGGCGGTCAATACCCAGAAACCATTTCCTGCGTCCTCTGGGGAACGGACAATATTAAGACCTACGGCGAATCTCTCGCCCAAATCATGTGGATGGTCGGGGTGAAGCCTTTACCCGACTCCTTGGGACGGGTGAACAAACTCGAATTGATTCCTCTGGAAGAATTAGGTCGTCCTCGCATTGACGTAGTAATCAACTGTTCCGGGGTATTCCGCGACCTATTTATTAACCAGATGACCTTATTGGATAAAGCGGTGAAAATGGCCGCTGAAGCCGACGAACCCGTGGAAATGAACTTTGTCCGCAAACACGCCATGAAGCAAGCGGCAGATTTGGGGATTAACTTACGGCAAGCGGCGACTCGCGTTTTCTCTAATGCCTCTGGTTCCTATTCTTCTAACGTCAACTTGGCGGTGGAAAATAGCACCTGGGAAAATGAAGCCGAGTTACAGGATATGTATCTGAAGCGCAAGTCTTTTGCTTTCTCTTCCGATAATCCGGGCAGCTTTAGCGAAAGCCGGGATATTTTCGAGGCTTCCTTGAAAACTGCTGATGTCACTTTCCAAAACCTGGATTCTTCGGAAATCAGCTTAACGGACGTTTCTCACTATTTCGACTCTGACCCCACCAAGTTGGTGGCGAAGTTGCGCGGTGATGGCAAGACTCCAGCGGCTTATATTGCCGATACCACCACGGCAAATGCCCAGGTGCGATCGCTCAGTGAAACCGTGCGTTTGGATGCCCGCACCAAAATGCTGAACCCCAAATGGTACGAGGGGATGCTGTCCAACGGTTATGAAGGAGTCCGGGAACTGTCCAAGCGGTTGGTGAATACCATCGGCTGGTCGGCAACTGCGGGCGCCGTGGACAACTGGGTATATGAGGAAACCAACGACACCTTTATGAAAGATGCAGAAATGCAAAAACGTTTGTTAAACCTCAACCCCCATTCTTTCCGCAAAATGGTGACAAGTTTGTTGGAAGCCAACGGACGCGGTTACTGGGAAACCAGTGAAGAGAATTTAGACCGTTTGCGTCAGTTGTACCAAGAAGTTGAAGACCGCATTGAAGGGATAGAATAA
- a CDS encoding RidA family protein — MSHKIICTDRAPAPVGPYNQAIMAKGQMLFVAGQIPLDPQTNQIVGGDDVQQQTEQVMANIEAILKAAGATWQNVVKTTVFLADMNDFAAMNAIYARYFEPATAPARAAVEVARLPKDVRVEIECIAMISD; from the coding sequence ATGAGTCATAAAATTATTTGTACCGATCGCGCTCCGGCACCCGTCGGGCCTTACAATCAAGCAATTATGGCCAAAGGGCAGATGCTCTTCGTCGCCGGACAAATCCCCTTGGATCCACAAACCAATCAAATTGTTGGCGGTGACGATGTTCAGCAACAAACGGAACAAGTTATGGCCAATATCGAAGCTATTTTGAAAGCAGCGGGAGCGACTTGGCAAAATGTCGTCAAAACCACTGTTTTTTTAGCGGATATGAACGATTTTGCGGCGATGAATGCCATTTATGCCAGATATTTTGAGCCTGCCACGGCTCCAGCCCGGGCAGCGGTGGAAGTAGCTCGGTTGCCCAAAGATGTGCGGGTAGAAATTGAATGTATTGCCATGATTTCAGACTAA
- a CDS encoding ParM/StbA family protein, with product MTSQQPINNPVTPTPTVSVARPSASSIRTTILSVDLGRTATKSCVSRDAKDVVFIPANVAKLSLEKIRGGEFESRPSDPLLDLWIEYQGQGYAFGQLAADFGAKLRVGASKVEDALVKTLACASYFEVKDDVAVVLGLPFMSQEEFEREKEQIISQLTGTHLMKYRGEEVSINIRKVWVMPEGYGSLIWLEAQQKLDKKLATTDFSRLPVAIVDIGHQTTDCLMIDNFRLARGVSQSEPFGMNEFYKQVAKEIEGADPESLALIDAVNRPKGERFFRPRGATKPANLDDFLPNLKEHFSRDMRDRVLAWLPERVTDVVMTGGGGEFFWSDLEILFKEAKLKAHLTQPSRQANALGQYLYGEAQLATSYTRSSRA from the coding sequence ATGACCAGCCAACAGCCAATCAATAATCCGGTAACGCCGACACCCACGGTGTCCGTAGCTAGACCAAGCGCCAGCAGCATCCGCACGACGATTCTCAGTGTTGACTTAGGTCGCACCGCCACTAAATCTTGTGTCAGTCGGGATGCTAAAGATGTAGTCTTTATCCCCGCCAACGTCGCCAAGCTATCTTTAGAAAAAATTCGCGGCGGTGAGTTTGAATCTCGTCCTTCCGATCCTTTGTTGGATCTGTGGATCGAATATCAAGGACAAGGATATGCCTTTGGTCAACTAGCCGCTGACTTTGGCGCCAAACTGCGGGTCGGGGCTTCCAAGGTAGAAGACGCACTGGTGAAAACCTTAGCCTGTGCCTCTTATTTTGAAGTGAAAGATGATGTGGCGGTCGTGCTGGGTTTGCCTTTCATGTCCCAAGAAGAGTTTGAACGGGAAAAAGAACAAATTATCAGCCAACTGACCGGGACTCATCTGATGAAATATCGCGGTGAGGAAGTTTCCATCAATATTCGGAAGGTCTGGGTGATGCCCGAAGGATATGGCAGCTTGATTTGGTTGGAAGCGCAACAAAAATTAGACAAAAAGCTGGCTACTACGGACTTTTCCCGTTTGCCGGTGGCGATCGTGGATATTGGGCATCAAACCACTGACTGTTTAATGATTGACAATTTCCGCTTGGCTCGTGGGGTGTCTCAAAGTGAACCTTTTGGCATGAACGAGTTCTACAAACAAGTGGCCAAAGAAATTGAAGGGGCGGATCCCGAATCCTTGGCTTTGATTGATGCGGTGAACCGTCCCAAAGGGGAACGCTTCTTCCGACCCAGAGGTGCCACGAAGCCCGCTAACTTGGATGATTTTCTGCCCAACTTGAAAGAGCATTTTTCTCGCGATATGCGCGATCGCGTCTTAGCCTGGTTGCCAGAACGGGTGACAGATGTGGTGATGACTGGTGGGGGCGGGGAATTCTTCTGGAGTGACCTGGAAATTTTGTTTAAAGAAGCCAAACTCAAAGCCCATTTAACTCAGCCTTCCCGACAAGCGAATGCTTTGGGACAATATCTTTATGGAGAAGCTCAACTCGCGACATCATACACGCGCTCTAGTAGAGCCTAA